The following coding sequences are from one Arvicanthis niloticus isolate mArvNil1 chromosome 14, mArvNil1.pat.X, whole genome shotgun sequence window:
- the Cbln2 gene encoding cerebellin-2 has translation MPAPGQGPRGRLLSMPGRRGALRERADFGSSLGAALALLLLLLPACCPVTAQNDTEPIVLEGKCLVVCDSSPSGDGAVTSSLGISVRSGSAKVAFSATRSTNHEPSEMSNRTMTIYFDQVLVNIGNHFDLASSIFVAPRKGIYSFSFHVVKVYNRQTIQVSLMQNGYPVISAFAGDQDVTREAASNGVLLLMEREDKVHLKLERGNLMGGWKYSTFSGFLVFPL, from the exons ATGCCCGCGCCTGGCCAGGGCCCCAGAGGGCGGCTGCTGAGCATGCCCGGTCGCCGGGGGGCGCTGCGTGAGCGGGCCGATTTTGGCTCCAGTCTGGGGGCGGCGCTGgccctgctgttgctgctgctgcccgCCTGCTGCCCGGTAACGGCTCAGAACGACACGGAGCCCATCGTGCTAGAGGGCAAGTGCCTGGTAGTGTGCGATTCCAGTCCATCTGGGGATGGCGCCGTCACTTCTTCCCTGGGCATTTCTGTGCGCTCAGGCAGTGCCAAGGTGGCCTTCTCTGCTACTCGGAGCACCAACCACGAGCCGTCAGAGATGAGCAACCGTACCATGACCATCTACTTCGACCAG gTCTTAGTAAACATTGGCAACCACTTTGACCTTGCCTCCAGTATATTTGTAGCACCAAGAAAGGGAATTTATAGCTTCAGCTTCCACGTGGTCAAAGTATACAACAGACAAACTATCCAG GTTAGTTTAATGCAGAATGGCTACCCGGTGATCTCTGCATTTGCGGGAGACCAGGATGTTACCAGGGAAGCAGCCAGCAATGGTGTCCTGCTGCTCatggaaagagaagacaaagttCATCTCAAACTGGAGAGAGGCAACCTCATGGGAGGCTGGAAATACTCCACATTCTCGGGCTTCTTGGTTTTTCCTCTATAG